In Vicia villosa cultivar HV-30 ecotype Madison, WI linkage group LG7, Vvil1.0, whole genome shotgun sequence, the DNA window ATATGATAAAGATAACAATTAACTTGTAGTGCAAGTTAGCTAATACTAGGTACGTTAACACCCTCCCTCATGCTTGGTATGTGATTTTGCAGAAATGTGTATTGCACTTTAATTGTCACAATAAAGAACTGGTGGTTTGTGACATTGTACTCCTACGTCTTGCGTTAAATAAAGAAACCATTGCTGCTCACAACTAGCAAAAGAAAAAGCTCGATACTTTGCTTCGGAAGAGCTTCTAAAGACTATTTGTTATTTCTTAGCTCTCCAATAAATTAAGGATGAACCAATGAAGAAACAATATCATGAGGTTGATCTTCTAGTATCCATGCACCATGCCCAGTCAACATATGTAAAGACAAGGAGCTGAAGAGTTGTGTCCCTTCTAAATAATAACCATCTTCCCAATGAGCCTTTGAGGTATTTTATCACCCTGCAGGTTCTGTCATAGTGATTTATTGTTGGTGATGACAAGAATTGACTCAACTGTCAGGTGATAACGGAAATATCAGGCATGGCAGTTGTAAGATAAAGTAGTTTCCCAACTAATCTTTTATAGTTGAGAATATCTTCAAATAGCTTGGTTGTGTCCTAATGTAACTTGACATGTGGATTAAGAGGAGTTTTGACAGATTTGGAACAAAGAGACTTGTGTCTTTCAACAAATCCAAGAAATACTTCCTTTGACAAATGCAAATTCTAATTTTTCAATGGGCAACTTTGACATACCCAAAATTTTGCACACAAATATTCATTGCATTTAAATTCATCAGCATATCATGATCATTTCATTTGATCATGAAATCCTATAAGCATTCATCAGTCAAAAGTCAAAAAGATGTATTTATAGGTTAAAGGAAAAGGAAAGTAAACCGTAGATTTGACATTTTTTACCTTCAAATATCATTCATCTCATTATTCCATTATTTTAAGATCTTAAGGCATTGCTGCTTGCAAATTAAGGTATTTGATTGAAAAAGTCAGCATAAAGTCAATATTTTCATGTGTTAGGAAAGTTGACTAAAATTTCATGCATCATGGTTCAGTGTTACAATAATCATTTCAATCATCGTCACATTATTTCATTTGGAATTTCATTGATCATTATCACATGTCataataaaaattcaaagaaaagttAGCATTACACATGTTAAGAAAATTGACTAAATTTACACGTTTCATTATTCATTTTGGAAAAATAAATGTATGATCATTTAATTCAtcatcattttatttcatttgaatttcttattcattttcatacatcataaatcaaAAGTCAGGGAAAAAGTCAAGATTTTGGCACTAAAAGGCAAAACAAGATTACACTTGTTTTGCCAAACCATTCATGCATTTCGCACACCTTCAAATTTCCCACAAATTCCATTAAATTCAAGTGAAATGCACTCAAATTTCACATGATCACATAGTAGTATGTTGTCGCAAAAATATTGCATTCTTTAACGACAAAATTTGATAACATAGTCGTAGCGAATGAGGAATTGAAGGATCTTGCGACAATGAACAAAGAGGAGCTAAAAAGCTATCTTGAGGCAGATGAGGAGAGAATGGAGGAAAGTAATGTTGATAAGGCAAATGAGGATATTGATTTGCAAGCCCTTTTCAATGAGAGAGTCAAGAAGGCGAAGGGAAAATGTCCCATGAGAAAAGGTAAAGGGAACATTCCGAATTTTGCTGAAAGAGAGTCCCAGAATTCCAAGTATTTAACATTCCAAATGGGTGAAATAACGGTAGTAGGGTTGCTGGATCAAAAAACTCTAGAGGAGGAAATCTAAGAGGCAGAAGTGGAAGAAGAATGGTTGGCAAGAGCAACATGCAATTCTTTAATTCTCAAAAGCTTGGCCATTTAACAAGAGAGTGCAATTCTTGTGAAAACTTATTTTGAAGTTGATGTGATTTTAATAAGGACATCAACttttaataatgaaaaataatatcTTATGATAAGTAAGGCATGAACGGTTACGCGAATAAAATGCAAACCTAAGTATTAGAGTTTGATGGACTTGACTATTAGATGATGGCAATAAAATGGAATGTAACTAAAGCCTCATCTCAAGCTACTCAAGAAAGTATCTACAAAAGAGAATGAGCATCTGACAAAGTCTTAAAGTACTGTGGTACCTCCTAATTTAGCAGTGAGTGAAAAAATTATAAAGCATAATGATTTATCGTAAAAGTGTATGACTAAAGCACTCACACAcactaaaatatttttcaaaatgtttttacccaaataaaaatcttcaaaaatatcttAAAGTTGTGCCATATGAATTGGGAGCAGTCAAAATAGCTATAGGCAAGATTTTGAGTATTCTAATCGGTTGAAACATTTGTCTTATCGACTAGATCAGTTTAAATTTGTGTCCCAAGCTATTATGACAGCGCCTTAATGATGTACAATGACTAGATATCTTTTCCATTCTCTTATAAATTTACAACCGATTATATTTCAAACTTCTAATCGAATGTGAATATGTTTCAAACTTCTTTTTGAGCCAACCTctgacctataaatagaggtcccttTTACCATGTCATTTCATCTAGAATTATGTTTTGACACTTTcaactctcattctctctctctctctctctctctctctctctctctctctctctctctctctctctctctgtgtgtgtgtgtgtgtgtgtgtgtttcttTGTCTCTCGCTAAACTTTTCTTTAATTATCTCTCACTAATAATTTAGCCCAAGTGATTTTGTGACAAAATTATTTTTGTGACTGAGGATATCTTGTGATTCTGGAAAGGGTAGAATTGTAAATTTATCGATGGAATATTTTGTATACAGATTTGAAGAATGTTATCCAATTAGAGATTGTTTGTGAGTTAGAAGTTAAACCCTTTAAAAAGCTTTGGCGTTGGGATTGTGTGATCCGGTCTATGAGCATTCATCATGTTTGATATTAGCCAGGTATTAAAATCGCATAGTTTATTGGATAGCCTGGTATTAAAACAACATTAGGTTTAAGCTCATATAAGTATTAAAAGCTTGAAACCAAGGTTTAAGGTTCGTGAATATTGATCGCTCCATGTtccttgtttgtgaagaaataacTAACCACCTTGATTCACTATTTGGAAAAGAAGACTCAAACTGCCATATTCTAAGTCTTGTATTATTTGGTTAGAGGTTGTGAGATtttcctactaaaagctctcaacATTTATTGAAAACTCCCTAGATCAAATATCAGTGAGAGGAGTAGGGACTTTTATTTCGACCGAACCTCTATAATTATTGGTGTTCTTATTTTCACTTAACTCTTTCAATTTCTGCAACTTATATTATGTCGTTTACTTACGCTTCtaagtttttgaaaatatttttataatctggTTTTATTTCCCAAACAATTCACTACCTCTTGTGTGTGAAGTATCAAgtccaacaagtggcatcaaaGCCTAACTCATGTTTAAGGACCAATCGTCCTAGGAGGAAGATGACTTTCGACACAAGACCTTTTCTAAATACACCCCCATATTTTATTGATAGTAGATTTAATATTTGGAAAGCTAGatttaaaatttttcttcaaagcaTAAATCATGATTTATGGAAAATTATATTCAATGGTTCGATTTTCCCTACTCATCAAGTAAATGATGAAACAGTGGAAAAACCCTATTCCCTTTGGAccgaagagaaaaaaaaaagatagagATAGATCTTAAAATAAAGAACTTTATAATAATGTCTCTAGATGATAGTAAATTTTGTGTTGTTTATCAATGTAGAACTTCCAAGAAAATGTGGGATACTCTTAAAATTATACATGGAACTTCTCTAAGAATCGAACAAGAGAAAATGAACACATGAGGTAAAGAAGATGAAGACACCAATCATGAATGTTTTTCCAAATTTAGAAATATTGGAAACTTTGTTGGAAATTGTATTACTAACAAATATATGAGAATTAAGAATTAGAAATTTAATTCAATCCTTAAATCAAAAGATATGAGCCTTCATGAATTTcaggaaaaataaagaaagaataaAATCGTAGAAAAGTTGAATGATCTAGTTCAATTACTTAAAGATGATGGAATCCAAACTGAAGAATCATCATCCTCATCATACTACTATCATACAACTTCTGTGCAATCCTATGAAAGGACATACTCAGTAGTTGAACGATCCTCAAAAGATTCAACACCAAATGAAGGACCCTCTTGTTCAAGGTATGAAAAAGAAGATGGAGAAGTTTCTTCAACACATGAACGAAGAAGAGGATGAGAGACATTAACCTCAGGGAGAAATAATAAATAACCCTCTTCCAacaaaaaaaaggataaaatcTTGTTAAAGGTATTCTACGAGGGAGATACTATTCTAGGTATCCAACCATCATATGCTAAACTATTTAGAATGAGTAGTCAATTAGAGTAAGAAAATGTTATACTAAGAGAGCGTACCCTAGGTCTTAAGGAATTCTTAAGATATCTTAAGaaaatcaataattctttcaaaatagatataattaaactaaataattcGAAATAGGAATGTAAACATTGTGACTCCCTTAAAAAAGAAGTTATTGGTCTACGTGAAACTCTAGGAAAGATTACGCAAGGTAAAAAGAAACTTAAGCTAACTCTATCTAGTCAAAGATTCGCTTTATAAATAAAATAGGTTTAGGAtttaaaaaggaaataaatactagaataaACATAGATCATTAAGGGAAAGAAGTATGCAGTATATAAGTGCACATACTATAAGAGAACAAGTCATCTGATCCAAAGATGAATGATGATAGCAAATATCATTTGTTATAATTAAAGAGAAGTATTTGACAATATCTCAAAGTTTTTGATCTGCATTGATTAGTTAAATTGCATGTATGTAATGGATTTATTCACATCAATGTTGAACGCGAGCGTCCCTTTCCTACAAAACCCTCCTGAAACCCCACTGCAATTCCTCTCCATCCGGCTTCCTCTAATTAGGTCTATTAGTCGGCCCCCTTTCCATTTCGATCCCTCATCATCCTTTTTTACTCTTCCTTTGGTAGTTCTAGACTGGACCTTTGGAAACATTGGGGGATTCACAAATAACTTCTGATTTCCTATGAAAAATATTATCCAACTTTGTTGCTAACAATCTTTCATCATTCACATTACATTGCATTCTTCCCCTAACATCCCTTTTTGCCGGAATAATAACCTCGTTGATATCTCCAAACTTTATATTCCTTGTACATATCTTTCGCACTCAGTTTATCCAAAAACAAAGTGAAGAAGGTTGATACAATCAAGTCATGATCCCCTCTAAAATGTTGCGCCTTTGTATCATCCCAAGCTTGCCTCCGCCTTGGCTTGACTCGATTCTATTGCTCCTCCTTCGTTAGCATTGTAATAAAGTATGTATTTTGGGGATGATTTACTTACTTTATTTATATGGCTTAAATATGTTTAtggtccctataaataacccaaaatctagttttagtccctataaaatttttgtTTAAAGAATTGTCTTTATAAAGTTTTCCGTCTCCAATTTTGGTCCCTGCCGTCAAATTTCATTAacggaagctgacgtggcacGTCACGTAGAAGACAGCTTGGCAAACATTTTAAAACGCAATAGATTGAGGGGGCTTTAAACCTCctctaaaaaaacattaaatgtTAGACAACAATGGATTAAGTAAATAAAGGATTAATATAAACCAGTCCTTTTTAATAGAAATTTCAGTTAAAGCCACCTTACCTTACAATAGAAAGCAGTGAGGGAGTACAAGTAGAGTACGTTGCCATCTTAAAATAGATACTATAGGGAGACGCCCAACAAGGTTGAGTGCTCCAAAAAGTGGCAAAGCAGTCGACCGTTGTTGTCTTACATTTAAtgctttattaatttttttgagttgttttagaggaggtttaaaaccccctcaATCTGTTGCGTTTTAAAATGTTTGCCAAGCTGTCTTTTATgtggcgtgccacgtcagcttccgtTAATGAAATTTGACGGCATAAATCAAAATTGGAGACGGAAAACTTTATAAGGACCATTCTTTAAACAAaaaatttatagggactaaaactagaTTTTAGGTTATTTATAGGGAccataaacatatttaaccctataaatattcattttataaatatttggtcTTACATTCAAAGTCaaacttaatatatttttttaagtaaacaaGCCATAGTTGTTGGATAGAGTTATTtttcttagaaaaataatatgaaaagaaaaaatcattaaaaattgtTTCATGTTCGCCAACTCATATTATTCACATACATGTATGTTTATATAAATCATCTAAACTATTCATTTTAGACATTAGAAACTTTAGAATTAATGAATGAGACACTTTGTactttaatgaaaaaataatgtggaagataaatttgaGTTTAAAATGCATACATTAAATTAATGAAGTAGTTCTATTAAATACAATTAGAAAAAATATTCATGATACAAATCAACTCttagaaaaatgaaaataataactgAACAAGGAAAATGTGCATTATAATCCTTAAAAAATTTGTATGCTCAATCTTATTATCTTTATTGTCTAATAACCAAATACCCGACAAAGAGTCAAAAAGGTTTTCTTCATCATCATTCTCCAAAGAAATTACCATAGGCTCAATCTTACAAAATCTTTGGTGGATATAACATGGCTTCTAGATAGCCATTAGTACGTGGACTATTAGGCTTTAACATCTCATATTGAATCTCATGAGATGATAGAATTGAATTTTGAGGATATTGATCAAAAAACTCCTCAGATGAAAATAATGGATGTTGATAATCCATATCTTGATTGTACCAACATTGTGGAAGCGGAGGGAGATCTTGATTAAAAAGCATATTATTTGATGTAAATGATGGACGTGTATCTTTCTTATTTTGAATGTGTGAACATTCTGGGAGTGTAAGAAGATCTTGTTTCATGGATAAAGAAGTAGTTTCCACATTATTATATAACATATTTGAATTATCATCCAACTTTTGAAGTGGTTCAAAGTTGATATTTTCCTTATCTTGAAAGTATGAACTTTGCGGGAGTGTAGGAAATCTGTTACAATAGATAATATAAGTTCAAGTGTCAgtccaaaaatatattataaagttaATAGATAATTTAAACtgaatttaaaaagaaaagaaaaacatttaATTGTCTACTCACCTATCATTCAATGTTGGAACAATATGATTGCTTAAAGGAGAGCTTCCCACATTATTGTATATCATATTTGAATCATCAACCAACGTTGAAAGTGGTTTAAAATTGATATTTTCCTCGTAATAAAATTGATCTAGATAATTATCTTGCATAATATCTTGATGATCAAATTCTACTCTTGGTAGAGCCATTTCTTCTTTTTGAGAGACGTTATTTTCTTGGTTACTAGAATCCCTCATCACACTCTCAATCAAGTCATCAATATTGTTTATGCTCTCTGAAAAGGAGAACTttctagatttttttaaaattcttgtttttgaattaataaaattcTTTAACTCGTTATCGGTTCTTCCAGGAAActgtcacaacaaaaacaaatacaaaataatcatataacCAATTATCGACTATTTCAAAAAATTGTCACAACAAAAACAGatacaaaataaatatagaaCCAAATAACTATTCTTCTAGAAAAATATTTATGCATATCACATAAATTCATTAATTAATACATTTCCATCAAATTATAGGTATTTAAATTTTCAAACTTATGTCATGAGAAGAGTCAGTTCTATAAGTAGACTCAATGCAAAAGATTATTGTTCTATTTACAGAAAAAAAAATTAGGCAACATATAATAAATGACTACACTATTCATATAAAGCCTAAtaaacttttattttgttttcctaTAAAAGTGAAGCATAAATAAACAACAAACCTGTGAAACCATTTGAGACCATTTAGGTCCTAACTCACAATAGAGACGAACAAGTTTTTGTATTTCTTCTTCACTAAATGAATCTCTTTTCAAACTTGGTTTTAGACTATTTAACCATCTAAAACGACAACTTTTTCCATCTCTATTGAGTTTTATTTTCTCTCGTACTTTATCCCATTTTTTAGCTCCATATTTTCCCACATAATCTCTTAATAATGCATCTTCTTCTGGTAGCCATTTTCCTTTTTTCAACACAATATTTTTAGTATCATCACCATGATTTCCTTTTTCTTGTTGCAAAGAATGTGATGCCATGATTTTGAGCAATTGTGAATATTGGGATAATGGTGGTGAATAGTGTTAGTACGTAGAATAAATAAGAGAGTCCTTGTTTAAATAAAAACCCTTGATCCTATTTTAACTCCTATATTTGCTAACCAAGTTCTAATTTTTAATAAGATTTTTCATTGTAAAATATTCCATATTTGAAATGAATAACATGATTTAATATGTATGCCCTATATATTTGCTAACTATATTATCCATTGAGATAAAGCCCTAACTAATAGGGTACAAAATTTAAAGTATAAAACTACCTCAACACTAGTCCAACGCtggtaattaaaatacaaattaattgataacaaaagttaaagataaaacaa includes these proteins:
- the LOC131619747 gene encoding transcription factor WER-like, which produces MASHSLQQEKGNHGDDTKNIVLKKGKWLPEEDALLRDYVGKYGAKKWDKVREKIKLNRDGKSCRFRWLNSLKPSLKRDSFSEEEIQKLVRLYCELGPKWSQMVSQFPGRTDNELKNFINSKTRILKKSRKFSFSESINNIDDLIESVMRDSSNQENNVSQKEEMALPRVEFDHQDIMQDNYLDQFYYEENINFKPLSTLVDDSNMIYNNVGSSPLSNHIVPTLNDRFPTLPQSSYFQDKENINFEPLQKLDDNSNMLYNNVETTSLSMKQDLLTLPECSHIQNKKDTRPSFTSNNMLFNQDLPPLPQCWYNQDMDYQHPLFSSEEFFDQYPQNSILSSHEIQYEMLKPNSPRTNGYLEAMLYPPKIL